From a single Pelodiscus sinensis isolate JC-2024 chromosome 4, ASM4963464v1, whole genome shotgun sequence genomic region:
- the SLC5A2 gene encoding sodium/glucose cotransporter 2 isoform X2, which produces MEELPQPRATINNAADISVIVGYFVLVIGVGLWSMRRTNRGSIGGYFLAGRNMVWWPVGASLFASNIGSGHFVGLAGTGAANGLAVAGFEWNALFVVLLLGWLFVPVYLTAGVITMPQYLKKRFGGRRIRIYLSVLSLFLYIFTKISVDMFSGAVFIQQALGWDIYVAVIALLIITTIYTVTGGLAALMYTDTVQTFVIIGGAFILMGFAFYEVGGYQGLYNKYMMALPNKTLSLAPAQYNISANCYQPRPDAFHLFRDPLTGDLPWPALIFGLTIISTWYWCSDQVIVQRCLAGKSLTHVKAGCILCGYLKLLPMFLMVMPGMISRILYADEVACVVPEECKRICGTEVGCSNIAYPKLVVELMPAGLRGLMLAVMLAALMSSLASIFNSSSTLFTMDIYNRLRPQARTKELLIVGRVWILCIVAVSIAWIPVVQAAQSGQLFDYIQAIASYLAPPIAAVFFLAVFVKRVNEPLHRLVFSLRHSKEERVDLDMEDEERRRKELRQQQGVAENGTVEHVMEVEAPPADQPQGSLRRFMAWFCSLGGTAANEPSVTREAEETQHLPDITEHPTWSHVVNLNAIVMMALAFFLWGYYA; this is translated from the exons atGGAGGAGCTGCCGCAGCCCCGGGCCACCATCAACAACGCTGCCGACATCAGCGTCATCGTGGGCTACTTCGTCCTGGTCATCGGCGTGGGGCTCTGG TCTATGCGCCGCACCAACCGGGGCAGCATCGGGGGCTACTTCCTGGCGGGTAGAAACATGGTCTGGTGGCCG GTGGGCGCGTCTCTCTTTGCCAGTAACATCGGCAGTGGGCACTTTGTGGGTCTGGCTGGCACCGGGGCGGCCAACGGCCTGGCTGTGGCCGGCTTCGAGTGGAAC GCTCTCTTCGTGGTCCTCCTCCTCGGATGGCTCTTCGTCCCTGTCTACCTCACTGCTGGG GTGATCACGATGCCCCAGTACCTGAAGAAGCGATTCGGGGGGCGGCGAATCCGGATCTATCTCTCCgtcctctccctctttctctacATCTTCACTAAAATCTCA GTGGACATGTTCTCGGGGGCTGTTTTtatccagcaggctctgggctgggatatCTACGTGGCTGTCATTGCCCTGCTCATAATTACCACCATCTACACGGTGACAG gggggctggcagccctgaTGTACACCGATACCGTGCAAACCTTCGTCATCATTGGCGGAGCCTTCATCCTCATGGGCTTTG CGTTCTACGAGGTGGGAGGCTACCAGGGCCTCTATAACAAGTACATGATGGCCCTTCCCAACAAGACCCTCTCCCTCGCCCCGGCCCAGTACAACATCTCCGCCAACTGCTACCAGCCCCGCCCTGATGCCTTCCACCTCTTCCGCGACCCCCTGACCGGAGACCTCCCCTGGCCAGCGCTCATCTTCGGCCTCACCATCATCTCCACCTGGTACTGGTGCAGCGACCAG GTGATTGTGCAGCGTTGCCTGGCAGGCAAGAGCCTGACACACGTCAAAGCTGGCTGCATCCTCTGCGGGTACCTGAAGCTGCTGCCAATGTTCCTCATGGTGATGCCCGGCATGATCAGCCGCATCCTCTATGCAG ACGAGGTGGCATGTGTGGTGCCAGAGGAATGCAAGCGAATCTGTGGAACTGAAGTTGGCTGCTCCAACATCGCCTACCCCAAGCTGGTGGTGGAGCTCATGCCTGCCG GTCTGCGGGGGTTGATGCTGGCCGTGATGTTGGCTGCCCTGATGAGCTCCTTGGCCTCCATCTTCAATAGCAGCAGCACCTTGTTCACCATGGACATCTACAACCGCCTGCGGCCCCAGGCCCGGACCAAGGAGCTGCTGATTGTGGGCAG GGTGTGGATTCTGTGCATCGTGGCCGTCAGCATTGCATGGATCCCAGTGGTGCAGGCCGCGCAGAGCGGGCAGCTCTTTGATTACATCCAGGCCATTGCCAGCTACCTGGCACCACCCATCGCTGCTGTCTTCTTCCTCGCCGTCTTTGTCAAGAGGGTCAACGAGCCT ctaCACCGGCTGGTGTTCAGCCTGCGTCACAGCAAGGAGGAGCGCGTGGACCTGGACATGGAGgatgaggagaggaggaggaaagaactgAGACAGCAGCAGGGCGTGGCCGAGAACGGGACTGTGGAGCATGTGATGGAGGTGGAAG cccccccggcagaccagccCCAGGGCTCCTTGAGGCGCTTCATGGCCTGGTTCTGCAGCCTGGGGGGCACGGCAGCAAATGAGCCAAGTGTGACCAGAGAGGCTGAGGAGACCCAGCACCTGCCGGACATTACAGAGCACCCGACCTGG
- the SLC5A2 gene encoding sodium/glucose cotransporter 2 isoform X1, which produces MEELPQPRATINNAADISVIVGYFVLVIGVGLWSMRRTNRGSIGGYFLAGRNMVWWPVGASLFASNIGSGHFVGLAGTGAANGLAVAGFEWNALFVVLLLGWLFVPVYLTAGVITMPQYLKKRFGGRRIRIYLSVLSLFLYIFTKISVDMFSGAVFIQQALGWDIYVAVIALLIITTIYTVTGGLAALMYTDTVQTFVIIGGAFILMGFAFYEVGGYQGLYNKYMMALPNKTLSLAPAQYNISANCYQPRPDAFHLFRDPLTGDLPWPALIFGLTIISTWYWCSDQVIVQRCLAGKSLTHVKAGCILCGYLKLLPMFLMVMPGMISRILYADEVACVVPEECKRICGTEVGCSNIAYPKLVVELMPAGLRGLMLAVMLAALMSSLASIFNSSSTLFTMDIYNRLRPQARTKELLIVGRVWILCIVAVSIAWIPVVQAAQSGQLFDYIQAIASYLAPPIAAVFFLAVFVKRVNEPGAFWGLVGGLLMGLARMLPEFAYGTGSCIFPSACPRLICGVHYLYFAIILFLASITLVLGISLCTPPIPEKHLHRLVFSLRHSKEERVDLDMEDEERRRKELRQQQGVAENGTVEHVMEVEAPPADQPQGSLRRFMAWFCSLGGTAANEPSVTREAEETQHLPDITEHPTWSHVVNLNAIVMMALAFFLWGYYA; this is translated from the exons atGGAGGAGCTGCCGCAGCCCCGGGCCACCATCAACAACGCTGCCGACATCAGCGTCATCGTGGGCTACTTCGTCCTGGTCATCGGCGTGGGGCTCTGG TCTATGCGCCGCACCAACCGGGGCAGCATCGGGGGCTACTTCCTGGCGGGTAGAAACATGGTCTGGTGGCCG GTGGGCGCGTCTCTCTTTGCCAGTAACATCGGCAGTGGGCACTTTGTGGGTCTGGCTGGCACCGGGGCGGCCAACGGCCTGGCTGTGGCCGGCTTCGAGTGGAAC GCTCTCTTCGTGGTCCTCCTCCTCGGATGGCTCTTCGTCCCTGTCTACCTCACTGCTGGG GTGATCACGATGCCCCAGTACCTGAAGAAGCGATTCGGGGGGCGGCGAATCCGGATCTATCTCTCCgtcctctccctctttctctacATCTTCACTAAAATCTCA GTGGACATGTTCTCGGGGGCTGTTTTtatccagcaggctctgggctgggatatCTACGTGGCTGTCATTGCCCTGCTCATAATTACCACCATCTACACGGTGACAG gggggctggcagccctgaTGTACACCGATACCGTGCAAACCTTCGTCATCATTGGCGGAGCCTTCATCCTCATGGGCTTTG CGTTCTACGAGGTGGGAGGCTACCAGGGCCTCTATAACAAGTACATGATGGCCCTTCCCAACAAGACCCTCTCCCTCGCCCCGGCCCAGTACAACATCTCCGCCAACTGCTACCAGCCCCGCCCTGATGCCTTCCACCTCTTCCGCGACCCCCTGACCGGAGACCTCCCCTGGCCAGCGCTCATCTTCGGCCTCACCATCATCTCCACCTGGTACTGGTGCAGCGACCAG GTGATTGTGCAGCGTTGCCTGGCAGGCAAGAGCCTGACACACGTCAAAGCTGGCTGCATCCTCTGCGGGTACCTGAAGCTGCTGCCAATGTTCCTCATGGTGATGCCCGGCATGATCAGCCGCATCCTCTATGCAG ACGAGGTGGCATGTGTGGTGCCAGAGGAATGCAAGCGAATCTGTGGAACTGAAGTTGGCTGCTCCAACATCGCCTACCCCAAGCTGGTGGTGGAGCTCATGCCTGCCG GTCTGCGGGGGTTGATGCTGGCCGTGATGTTGGCTGCCCTGATGAGCTCCTTGGCCTCCATCTTCAATAGCAGCAGCACCTTGTTCACCATGGACATCTACAACCGCCTGCGGCCCCAGGCCCGGACCAAGGAGCTGCTGATTGTGGGCAG GGTGTGGATTCTGTGCATCGTGGCCGTCAGCATTGCATGGATCCCAGTGGTGCAGGCCGCGCAGAGCGGGCAGCTCTTTGATTACATCCAGGCCATTGCCAGCTACCTGGCACCACCCATCGCTGCTGTCTTCTTCCTCGCCGTCTTTGTCAAGAGGGTCAACGAGCCT GGTGCATTCTGGGGACTGGTCGGGGGTCTGCTGATGGGCCTGGCCCGTATGCTGCCTGAATTTGCCTATGGCACCGGCAGCTGCATCttccccagcgcctgcccccgccTCATCTGTGGGGTGCACTACCTGTACTTCGCCATCATCCTCTTCCTCGCCAGCATCACCCTGGTGCTGGGGATCTCACTCTGCACCCCGCCCATCCCCGAGAAGCAC ctaCACCGGCTGGTGTTCAGCCTGCGTCACAGCAAGGAGGAGCGCGTGGACCTGGACATGGAGgatgaggagaggaggaggaaagaactgAGACAGCAGCAGGGCGTGGCCGAGAACGGGACTGTGGAGCATGTGATGGAGGTGGAAG cccccccggcagaccagccCCAGGGCTCCTTGAGGCGCTTCATGGCCTGGTTCTGCAGCCTGGGGGGCACGGCAGCAAATGAGCCAAGTGTGACCAGAGAGGCTGAGGAGACCCAGCACCTGCCGGACATTACAGAGCACCCGACCTGG